A single window of Streptomyces cathayae DNA harbors:
- a CDS encoding Clp protease N-terminal domain-containing protein, with protein sequence MTTNPGIKSSVRLDDLIAAIKKVHEEPLQQLQDAVLAGEHLGDVADHLIGHFVDQARRSGASWTDIGKSMGVTRQAAQKRFVTKDSAPLDPNEGFHRYTPRARNVVMASHNEAKAARNAEGLPEHLVLGLLAEPGSLAAKAITEQGVTLEAVRAAATALLPPPAEEAPELVPYGAAAKKVLELTFREALRLGHNYVGTEHLLLALLEHENGEGLLSGLGIDKTTTERYVTEMLAEFLETQEPEAADGQSTKSESEPGQG encoded by the coding sequence ATGACGACGAACCCCGGCATCAAGTCATCCGTACGTCTCGACGACCTCATCGCGGCCATCAAGAAGGTCCACGAGGAACCCCTCCAGCAGCTTCAGGACGCGGTGCTCGCGGGAGAGCACCTCGGCGACGTGGCGGACCACCTGATCGGCCACTTCGTGGACCAGGCCCGGCGCTCGGGCGCCTCCTGGACGGACATCGGCAAGAGCATGGGCGTCACCCGCCAGGCGGCCCAGAAGCGTTTCGTGACCAAGGACTCGGCCCCGCTCGACCCGAACGAGGGCTTCCACCGCTACACGCCCCGCGCCCGCAACGTGGTGATGGCCTCGCACAACGAGGCCAAGGCCGCGCGGAACGCCGAGGGCCTGCCCGAGCACCTGGTCCTCGGACTGCTGGCCGAGCCGGGCAGCCTGGCCGCGAAGGCGATCACCGAACAGGGCGTCACCCTGGAAGCGGTCCGCGCGGCCGCGACCGCGCTGCTCCCGCCGCCCGCCGAAGAGGCCCCCGAGCTGGTGCCGTACGGCGCGGCGGCCAAGAAGGTCCTGGAGCTCACCTTCCGCGAGGCCCTCCGCCTCGGCCACAACTACGTCGGCACCGAACACCTCCTGCTCGCCCTGCTGGAACACGAGAACGGCGAGGGCCTCCTCAGCGGCCTCGGCATCGACAAGACCACCACCGAGCGGTACGTCACCGAGATGCTGGCGGAGTTCCTGGAGACCCAGGAACCGGAGGCGGCGGACGGACAGTCCACGAAGTCCGAGTCCGAGCCCGGTCAGGGCTGA
- a CDS encoding bifunctional 3'-5' exonuclease/DNA polymerase, whose product MADRWALAPAEDGGVDLAPLGPDGLPAAPVRREADPAEAVRSRPGVTRWVWRSTAEIHPRLLAAGVRVARCHDVEAAETLLLGHEGRYGEPRSAAAALARLRGGPVPPDPPQRPADPGAQPSLFEPRDAHIPLADLLAVYAEQQRRLGATAHPDRMRLLVAAESAGMLVAAEMNRAGVPWRADVHRAVLHDLLGERYAGGGEPRRLAELADEVSAAFGRRVRPDLPADVVKAFAQAGIKVSSTRRWELESLDHPAVEPLIEYKKLYRIRVAHGWSWLQDWVRDGRFRPEFLAGGTVTGRWVTNGGGALQIPKVIRRAVVADPGWRLVVADAAQMEPRVLAAISRDPGLMEVAGRETDLYQSVSDRVFSGDRAQAKLAVLGAVYGQTSGDGLKNLAALRRRFPQAVAYVDEAARAGEEGRLVRTWLGRTCPPAARTADDAAEEAGIPAAEEEPDAARQWVPGYASTDARARGRFTRNFVVQGSAADWTLLLLAALRQTLTDMAAELVFFQHDEVIVHCPEQEAQTVADAIRDAATLAGRLTFGQTPVRFPFTTAVVECYADAE is encoded by the coding sequence GTGGCCGACCGGTGGGCACTCGCTCCGGCCGAGGACGGCGGCGTGGACCTCGCCCCCCTCGGTCCGGACGGGCTGCCCGCCGCTCCGGTGCGGCGGGAGGCGGATCCCGCCGAGGCCGTGCGGAGCCGTCCCGGAGTCACGCGGTGGGTGTGGCGGTCCACCGCCGAGATCCATCCGCGCCTGCTCGCCGCGGGGGTGCGAGTGGCGCGGTGCCACGACGTCGAGGCCGCCGAGACGCTCCTGCTCGGCCACGAGGGGCGGTACGGGGAGCCCCGTTCCGCCGCGGCCGCCCTGGCCCGGCTGCGCGGCGGCCCCGTACCGCCCGATCCACCGCAGCGCCCGGCCGATCCGGGCGCGCAGCCCTCCCTCTTCGAACCCCGCGACGCACACATACCGCTGGCGGACCTCCTCGCGGTCTACGCCGAGCAGCAGCGCCGGCTCGGGGCTACGGCGCATCCGGACAGGATGCGGCTGCTCGTGGCCGCCGAGTCGGCCGGGATGCTCGTCGCCGCCGAGATGAACCGCGCGGGGGTGCCCTGGCGGGCGGACGTGCACCGCGCGGTCCTGCACGACCTTCTCGGCGAGCGGTACGCGGGCGGCGGCGAGCCGCGCAGACTCGCCGAACTCGCCGACGAGGTGTCCGCCGCCTTCGGCCGCCGGGTGCGGCCCGACCTGCCCGCCGACGTCGTCAAGGCGTTCGCACAGGCCGGGATCAAGGTCTCCTCGACCCGCCGCTGGGAGCTCGAGTCCCTCGACCATCCGGCGGTGGAACCGCTGATCGAGTACAAGAAGCTGTACCGCATCCGGGTCGCCCACGGCTGGTCCTGGCTCCAGGACTGGGTGCGCGACGGCCGCTTCCGGCCCGAGTTCCTGGCAGGCGGGACGGTGACGGGCCGTTGGGTGACCAACGGCGGGGGCGCGCTGCAGATTCCCAAGGTGATCCGCCGCGCGGTGGTCGCCGACCCGGGCTGGCGGCTGGTCGTCGCCGACGCCGCCCAGATGGAGCCACGGGTCCTGGCCGCGATCTCCCGCGACCCCGGACTGATGGAGGTGGCCGGCCGGGAGACCGACCTCTACCAGTCGGTGTCCGACCGCGTCTTCTCCGGCGATCGCGCGCAGGCCAAGCTCGCCGTCCTCGGCGCGGTCTACGGCCAGACCTCCGGCGACGGCCTGAAGAACCTCGCCGCCCTACGGCGCCGCTTCCCCCAGGCGGTCGCCTACGTCGACGAGGCCGCCCGCGCGGGCGAGGAGGGCAGGCTCGTACGGACCTGGCTGGGCCGCACCTGCCCACCCGCGGCCCGTACGGCGGACGACGCGGCGGAGGAGGCGGGCATCCCGGCCGCGGAGGAGGAACCCGACGCCGCCCGGCAGTGGGTGCCGGGCTATGCCTCGACCGACGCCCGCGCGCGGGGGCGCTTCACCCGCAACTTCGTCGTCCAGGGCAGCGCCGCCGACTGGACCCTGCTGCTGCTCGCCGCACTGCGGCAGACCCTGACGGACATGGCCGCCGAACTGGTCTTCTTCCAGCACGACGAGGTGATCGTGCACTGCCCCGAACAGGAGGCGCAGACGGTGGCGGACGCGATCCGCGACGCCGCCACCCTCGCGGGCCGGCTGACGTTCGGACAGACCCCCGTCCGCTTCCCGTTCACGACGGCGGTGGTGGAGTGCTACGCGGACGCCGAATGA
- a CDS encoding type II toxin-antitoxin system VapC family toxin — translation MSGTLVLDCEGLSKLVRRTAELTEWLAAAEAEDIRVITSSVTLVEARDPRTNQARFDYAVSRLNIVPPTEAIARHASKLLAAAGLHGHKYALDAIVAATALASPAPVTVLTSDPEDLHLLCGPVIRIAKV, via the coding sequence GTGAGCGGCACCCTCGTCCTCGACTGCGAGGGCCTGTCCAAACTCGTACGACGCACAGCCGAACTCACCGAGTGGCTGGCCGCGGCCGAGGCGGAAGACATCCGCGTCATCACCAGCTCCGTCACCCTCGTCGAAGCCCGCGACCCCAGGACCAACCAGGCCCGCTTCGACTACGCCGTCTCCCGCCTGAACATCGTTCCGCCCACCGAAGCCATCGCCCGCCACGCCAGCAAGCTCCTCGCCGCAGCCGGGCTTCACGGCCACAAGTACGCCCTCGATGCGATCGTCGCCGCCACCGCCCTCGCCTCACCCGCCCCGGTGACCGTCCTGACCTCGGATCCCGAAGACCTCCACCTGCTCTGCGGCCCCGTCATCCGCATTGCCAAGGTCTGA